The Oceanispirochaeta sp. genome includes the window AATTCCCAGATTCAGAATCATGACAACTCCAAAATGTACAGGATCCATTCCCAGTTCCAAAACGATGGGCAGGAGGATGGGGGTCATAATAACAATGAGAGCCGACATCCCTGTCAATGTTCCCAGAAAGAGAAGCAGAAAATTGATCAGTATCAAAATAACAAACTTGCTACTGGTTAAGGCCATAATTCCACTGGCAAATAGTGCCGGAATCTTCAGAAAAGCAACAAGCCAGCCAAAAGCACCAGCTGAAGCAATCAATATCATTACAATGGACAAGGTTTCCAGAGAGGTCCGAAGGATCTTGAAAAATGATCTTAAAGGGATTTCCCTGTATATCACAAATGTGACGAAGAATGACCAGATGACGGCAATTGCCGCGGCTTCTGTTGCTGTAACGATTCCACCGACAACTCCGACGACAACGATGAGAACCGTCAGAAGACCCCATGAAGAGTCATATGTTGATTTCAAGGCAAATCTCAGATCAAACTTCTCGCCCTTGGGATACTTCCGGAGAACGCTGATAAAATAACAGTAGACCATAAGGGCTATCCCCAGGAATATTCCCGGAACCAGACCTCCCATAAAGAGCTTCCCGATACTCACTCCTCCGGCAGCCATGGCAAATATGACAAAGTTATGACTGGGAGGAACAAGCAGCCCCTGTATAGAGCTTGCCATGGTAACAGTCGTGGCAAACTCACCGTCATAGCCGTCTTTTTTCATCATAGGAATCATAATAGAACCGATGGAAGATGTATCAGCT containing:
- a CDS encoding TRAP transporter large permease; this translates as MPDPNIAIAILLGSFVLMMVIGQRIALAMGISAVLTTMYLQMPVQMIAINLVKGVHVFVLQAVPFFVIAGALMGEGGISNRLIGLSKALIGWMRGGLAMVNILASMFFGGISGSATADTSSIGSIMIPMMKKDGYDGEFATTVTMASSIQGLLVPPSHNFVIFAMAAGGVSIGKLFMGGLVPGIFLGIALMVYCYFISVLRKYPKGEKFDLRFALKSTYDSSWGLLTVLIVVVGVVGGIVTATEAAAIAVIWSFFVTFVIYREIPLRSFFKILRTSLETLSIVMILIASAGAFGWLVAFLKIPALFASGIMALTSSKFVILILINFLLLFLGTLTGMSALIVIMTPILLPIVLELGMDPVHFGVVMILNLGIGLITPPVGGVLFIGSAISRISIEKLSKAMIPFYLVMVSVLLAITYIPQIVMTLPNLFYK